The following proteins are encoded in a genomic region of Diadema setosum chromosome 18, eeDiaSeto1, whole genome shotgun sequence:
- the LOC140241996 gene encoding uncharacterized protein: MTIVCIICCSSLRLSQGAAIIDRFRRSGIVGSSSSTSQDQCTLDYGIHLQLTAIESDIERIFLLQYVSEGWELSLLDETTCFPHIESSSGYNGQWIAARVEQIRQVTPWYTRIEDHITKENSVLPVGFHSRFISLVNMINSTLDRLEYRMNGLRNHSRCNCPDDVLNASAVLTTDCFIPSPPEVLLPDTLLRDVAGIIKVLYQILHDLNARRVEHAIC, encoded by the exons ATGACCATCGTGTGCATCATCTGTTGCTCCAGTCTCCGGCTGAGCCAGGGAGCCGCCATCATCGACAGGTTTCGCAGGAGTGGGATTGTGGGCTCGAGTTCGTCGACGTCTCAAGATCAATGCACACTTGACTACGGTATACACCTACAACTCACAGCAATAGAGAGCGACATAGAGAGGATATTTCTCCTTCAATAC GTTTCAGAAGGATGGGAACTATCACTGCTTGACGAAACCACGTGCTTCCCACATATAGAG TCTTCATCAGGATATAACGGTCAGTGGATAGCTGCACGAGTGGAACAAATTCGCCAGGTCACCCCTTGGTACACGCGGATAGAGGACCACATTACAAAGGAAAATTCCGTGTTGCCAGTTGGCTTTCACTCAAGATTTATCAGCCTCGTCAACATGATCAATTCTACCCTAGACAGACTAGAATACAGG ATGAACGGCCTGAGAAACCATTCCAGGTGCAATTGTCCGGATGACGTCTTAAATGCATCAGCGGTCCTAACAACAGACTGCTTT ATCCCTTCGCCACCGGAAGTCCTCCTGCCCGACACTCTTCTTCGCGACGTAGCTGGTATAATCAAGGTACTGTACCAGATTCTGCATGACCTGAACGCTCGCCGGGTGGAGCATGCAATTTGCTGA
- the LOC140241999 gene encoding craniofacial development protein 2-like yields MKTKALTLASWNVRTLLDDTKANRPERRTALVARELARYNVDIAALSETRLAERGQLTEIGGGYTFFWSGRSSKERRETGVGFAVKSIHVQKLASIPVGLNDRLMSMHLPLGKKTSATIISAYAPTMTNPDEVKDKFYEELDSLIASSKSEKLIILGDFNARVGADYHAWHNVVGKHGIGNCNSNGHLLLRFCSSHNLVITNTMFRLPTRNKTSWMHPRSKHWHLIDYVIVRARDRQDVRVTKAMCGADCWTDHRLIISKLKLLIQPKRRPQGQKVKKRLNVNNLKDPKKLQDFQEHMHNNIADLQLNQSSIEDQWATFRDAVHSVALECLGPATRYHQDWFDENDAEIQELLDTKHNLLRLHQNDPSSMAKKAAFTKASSKVQAKLRHMKDSWLSAKADEIQSFADRNDMKNFYDALKAVYGPKPSGSSPILSADGSTLLTEKKLILDRWAEHFNSVLNRPAQINNEAINRLPRCP; encoded by the coding sequence atgaaaacaaaagcgCTCACCCTAGCATCATGGAATGTGAGAACTCTACTTGATGACACGAAAGCAAACAGGCCAGAGAGACGCACTGCACTGGTCGCCAGAGAACTGGCTCGCTACAATGTTGACATAGCTGCTCTTAGCGAAACACGGTTAGCAGAGAGAGGTCAGTTAACTGAAATTGGTGGTGGCTACACATTCTTCTGGAGTGGACGTAGCagtaaagagagaagagagactGGTGTTGGATTTGCTGTCAAATCCATCCACGTGCAGAAACTAGCAAGCATCCCTGTGGGACTCAATGACCGTCTGATGTCAATGCATCTCCCACTTGGAAAGAAGACAAGTGCAACCATCATTAGTGCCTATGCTCCGACCATGACAAACCCTGAtgaggtcaaggacaaattctATGAGGAACTTGATTCTCTCATCGCTTCTTCAAAGTCTGAAAAGCTCATTATCCTTGGTGATTTCAATGCTCGAGTAGGGGCCGACTATCATGCCTGGCACAATGTAGTAGGAAAACATGGCATTGGAAACTGTAACAGCAACGGGCATCTCCTCCTCAGATTTTGCTCCTCTCATAACCTAGTAATCACCAACACCATGTTTCGACTACCGACTCGGAACAAGACGTCATGGATGCACCCTCGTTCGAAGCATTGGCATCTTATTGACTATGTGATCGTCAGAGCGAGGGACAGGCAGGACGTGAGAGTGACTAAGGCCATGTGTGGTGCTGACTGCTGGACGGATCATCGCCTGATCATTTCAAAGTTGAAACTCCTAATCCAGCCCAAGAGAAGGCCACAGGGCCAGAAAGTAAAAAAGAGACTGAATGTCAACAATCTCAAAGACCCCAAGAAGCTGCAAGACTTCCAAGAACACATGCATAACAACATAGCAGACCTTCAGCTAAACCAGTCTAGCATCGAGGATCAGTGGGCAACATTTAGGGATGCTGTTCACTCTGTCGCCCTTGAATGCCTTGGTCCAGCCACTAGGTACCATCAAGACTGGTTTGATGAAAACGACGCAGAAATTCAGGAGCTCTTAGATACTAAACACAACCTTCTACGTCTACATCAGAATGATCCCTCCAGCATGGCAAAGAAAGCTGCATTCACCAAGGCCAGCAGCAAGGTCCAAGCAAAACTACGCCACATGAAAGACTCTTGGCTTAGTGCTAAGGCCGATGAGATCCAAAGCTTTGCCGACAGAAACGACATGAAGAACTTCTATGATGCCCTGAAAGCAGTCTATGGGCCAAAACCGTCCGGATCATCCCCAATTCTCAGTGCTGATGGTTCTACGCTGCTCACAGAGAAGAAGCTGATTCTAGATAGATGGGCTGAACACTTCAACAGCGTACTAAATCGACCAGCCCAGATCAACAATGAAGCCATCAATCGCCTCCCCAGGTGCCCATAA